The genome window CGATGACAGAAGAGCTTGAATACAATACGGATGGGTCGCTAACGATTTATATCTCCTATGAGCAGCCCAAGGATCCAAAGCAGTTGAAAAATTGGTTGCCTGCGCCTAATACTGACTTTATGTTGCAAGCGAGGTTTTACGAACCAACAGAAAAAGTAGTGAATGGAGAGTTCCATTTACCACAGCTATACCTAACGAAGTAATAAAAAAATAGGCTATTTCCATAGATGGAGATAGCCTATTTTTAGATACCAAGATCTTGTGTGTGTAGTGTAATAAAATTCGCAGTTCCTTTCGAATCTTATAAGAAGTCTACTTTTCCTGAATCTAAGTTATAGTAAGCAGGAACGATTTTCACCTTACCGCTTTCTACTGCTTCAGTGATAATAGAAGATCTCTTCACTAACTCATCAGCATTTAACTCAGCATTTTTCTTCACTACAGTGTTTACGTCAGCACCTTCACCTGAAGCTACAACTGCAGGAGTAATTTGACATAATAAGTGGTTTAAGTTGTGTCCGTTGTCACCTCCGCCTAAAGCAGCTCCTACAGCACCACAGCTTTGGTGTCCTAAAACAACAATTACAGAAGATCCTAAGTGAGCAACAGCATACTCAATAGATGCAATACTGTCTGTATTTGCAATGTTACCTGCAACACGAACTACGAATAGTTCACCTAAACCTTTGTCGAAAGCGATTTCAGGAACAACTCTAGAGTCAGCACAGCTAAGAACGATTGTATTTGGCTCTTGACCATCTACTAAATCTGCTCTACGAACACTATCTCTAAGGTTTCCATCTGCTTTGTCTTGGACGAACTTTTCGTTACCAGCTTTTAAGCTTTCGATAATTTCCTGTTGTGTCATACTTAGTTTTAAGATTAAGATTGTACTTCTTGTGTAATAAATTCTTCTGAAAGATAAAGGCTAGATCTCAAAAATAAAAAGGCAGCCATATATTTTCATTAGTATACAAATCACACTTTATTAACGGACCATAGTTCCTCGTCTATGATAAATTTTGTCTAAAATCTTCAGTGATAACACCTTACAAAAGGTTTTGTTTATTGATAATCATTCACTTTCATTGTCTTAATTTAATTGCGCTGCACTGTGTTTTAGTGGTATCTTGCAGATTATTAATGAATTAAGCTATTTTCAACTTACGATTCATGAACACTCAACTATCAGAAAGCAGCTACAAAGAAGAGGTGAAAATCTATTATGATTCTCCTCAGAAATTAACACAATTTTATTGTGGCGGGCTTTTCGTAATTATAGGCATACTATTGACACCTTTTAATTCAATAGACCTTATCGAATACATTTTTCCGGTAATCGTAGTCCTTTTTGGAGCATACATTACTGTGAAATCCTATATACAATGGAAAAATATTAACCCTCAATTGCTTTTCAATGAGGAAGGCATCAAGCTAAGTAATGGTGAGATCATCCACTGGAATGAAATCTCTATTATCGAAGCGATAGAGAAGGAGGGATACATGAAAGGGAGTACTACTTTTTTAGTAATTGAAAAGATTGATGGCCAATACTTAGAGCTATCGCTCAATGATTTCAATACTACGGCAGAGGAAGTGAATAGTATACTTTATAAGTTTATTCGTGGCCTGTAGCTCACCCTGTCATGAAAATAAAAAATCCGAAGTAGTCATCACTGCTTCGGATTTTTTTATGTTATAAATCTGCTTTTAACTCTTCCATATCCTTTATCATATCCTTCAGTTTTCTAAACTGAGCACCATAAACAATATTCATGTCCATATAATAAAGTTTTTTAGTGAAGAGGCAGAGTAAAACCGCACCAATTCCAAGTATAATTAACCAATGGATTGGCATACCATAGAATAACTCTTCCGGAGCAAAATTGTCTTGGATGGTTTGTTGTAATTCCGATTGCCATACCCCCATTGTAAACAGAATCAACAAGGCAGGGTAGACATAGCGGTAAATTTTGGTATATCCTTGAATTAGTTCTTGCAACCAATCATTAAACTGATGGATATACGTATAGCTATTGTCCGTTTTATCTAAAGAAGTGAGTTCATCTAATTTTTTCTTACCATAGTAAACAACAAACCAGAGGTGTAGTGAGATAAGTACCCCAAAAGTGAATGCTTTGAGTAGCCCACTAACGATTAGGATGGGCACAGTAAAGATCAGTATACCCCATAAGTTGATCTTAAAGTCTCGAATAAACTTATCGACAAAATTAATCGACTTCTTTTCATAGAGTGCATTTATCTTTGGAGCCACTAACGCGTCTTGGTCGATAAATCCTTTTTTCCAGATAGATTCAATTGACTTTTCCATTTAATATCTTTTTTAATCGTTCTTTAATTCGTTTAATTCTTACCCCAATATTATTGGGGGTTACCTGAAACGTATCAGCAATTTCCTTATTACTCTTCTCCTCTAGATAGAGAAGAATAATGGCCCTGTCGATTTCGGAGAGTTGACGGATCGCATCATAAAGCATTGCAAGGTCCTCGTCAGGAAAAGCTTTACTTTCCTCATAGAGCTCTGGAGGAAGGTAATCACTAGCAAAGTTCTGAGCGTTGTTCTTTTTCTTTTTGAGTAATGTTAGGCAAACATTTAATGACAGTCTATAGACCCAAGTCGACCAATCAGCATCTTCCTTAAAATTGTCTTTGCTTCTCCATAGTTGTAGACAAACTTCTTGGAAGTAATCTTCAAAATCCTCTTGGGAGTTGGTATATGCCCGGCATATCTTAATAATGATACCACTATGAGGCTGTATAAATGTAGTATAGAAATCACTGCTCACGTTTCTTTTTTATTTTTATTAGTGGCTTGCGTTAGGATAATATTACACCCTTCTTCAATTTTTTTCAAAAAACTTTTTTGGGTATCGAAATACTGCCCTAAAATAACGTGGTTATAGTTTGGGATTATGATCATTGCTTACAAAGAAATGACTCAACTATGATGTCTCACTACGAAATAGATATTTATTCTTTAAGTAACTCTTGGTAAAAACATTCAATATTTAGTGTCGTTTGTCAAAATATGACAAGTAATTGGCTTTATTATTCTCCTGTGACCTCAGAAAACAAGAGATGACTCTTTGGTATATCA of Flammeovirga agarivorans contains these proteins:
- a CDS encoding carbonic anhydrase, giving the protein MTQQEIIESLKAGNEKFVQDKADGNLRDSVRRADLVDGQEPNTIVLSCADSRVVPEIAFDKGLGELFVVRVAGNIANTDSIASIEYAVAHLGSSVIVVLGHQSCGAVGAALGGGDNGHNLNHLLCQITPAVVASGEGADVNTVVKKNAELNADELVKRSSIITEAVESGKVKIVPAYYNLDSGKVDFL
- a CDS encoding RNA polymerase sigma factor gives rise to the protein MSSDFYTTFIQPHSGIIIKICRAYTNSQEDFEDYFQEVCLQLWRSKDNFKEDADWSTWVYRLSLNVCLTLLKKKKNNAQNFASDYLPPELYEESKAFPDEDLAMLYDAIRQLSEIDRAIILLYLEEKSNKEIADTFQVTPNNIGVRIKRIKERLKKILNGKVN